The DNA region GGGATTGAAGACCTCACCAATCGGGGCAAGCGCCGCACGTTCGTTGGACAAAATAAGAGACGCTGGCGGGCCCTGAAGGACTCGAACCCTCAACCTGCCGATTAGAAGTCGGCTGCTCTATCCAGTTGAGCTAAGAGCCCGCGTAACCGGCGGTTTAGCGACTGTGGCCCGGTGCGTCCACGCTCAAAGTGCGCATTCCATGAAGGTGGATGCTGCTGCCGACGAATAAGCGCCAAATGGACCGCGCTGCGAGAACCCCATGCGCGTATAAAGGGCGCGAGCAGGAGCGGCGTAGGTGTCCGTGCCGGCCTCTAGTAATAAGTGTGAGACGCCTGCCGCCTTGGCATCCGCCATCAAGTGGCCCATCAAGGCCTTGCCGGCCCCCAATCCGCGTGCGCCCGGATCAGCATAAACGGATTTCACTTCGGCGACCGCCTCGC from Jannaschia sp. CCS1 includes:
- a CDS encoding GNAT family N-acetyltransferase is translated as MVTVAQVQPSDPAVAALIEAHQAAARLHYAPEDCHSEDADALADAATRMFAASHDGKVIAIGGYKLIGEAVAEVKSVYADPGARGLGAGKALMGHLMADAKAAGVSHLLLEAGTDTYAAPARALYTRMGFSQRGPFGAYSSAAASTFMECAL